The following proteins come from a genomic window of Edaphobacter sp. 4G125:
- a CDS encoding fucose isomerase has product MNKQIYLVTSGDLRQAANETCWPAQAELEQTLVEVFAKEGYELVRAFPYDGRLKHGFISSQRMGMDVFRKIPAEAPLVFATAAWQYTHHVLPGLRTHRGPILTAANWSGQWPGLVGLLNLNGSMVKAGVRFSSIWSETFQDDFSRNIIRDWLRTGEVKHDLSHVHSLSLSSLPKQERETGEQLAKTLVERKIILGVFDEGCMGMYNAIIDDEQMNRSGFYKERLSQSALYARMQRVSAEEAQNVRNWLDAKGLTFHTGKDEATELTDTQILQQCKMYIAALRIADDFGCDAIGIQYQQGLKDLVPASDLVEGLLNNPDRPPVLNETGADELFRSDSLPHFNEVDECAGVDAVITNRCWKALGLDPSTTLHDVRWGRQYENDFVWLWQISGAAPASHFVNGYAGSESDRQPPMYFPLGGGTLKGIGRPGDIVWSRVFVEGGELHIDMGLAKVITLPEEETQARWNEVTRQWPMVSVVTEGVSRNQFMARHRANHVSIAYAGSREEALRALAVKAAMCSGLGIHVHLCGVNF; this is encoded by the coding sequence ATGAATAAGCAGATTTACTTAGTGACGAGTGGAGACCTTCGGCAGGCTGCTAACGAAACATGCTGGCCCGCACAAGCCGAACTGGAACAAACGCTGGTCGAGGTCTTTGCCAAAGAAGGTTATGAACTGGTTCGGGCGTTCCCTTACGACGGTCGCTTGAAGCATGGGTTCATCTCAAGCCAGCGCATGGGAATGGATGTCTTCCGGAAGATTCCGGCCGAAGCTCCTTTGGTGTTCGCAACTGCTGCCTGGCAGTATACCCATCATGTTTTGCCGGGGCTGCGTACGCATCGAGGACCGATCCTGACGGCTGCAAACTGGTCGGGACAGTGGCCCGGTCTTGTGGGGCTTCTGAACCTGAATGGATCGATGGTCAAGGCAGGAGTTCGGTTCTCCAGCATCTGGAGCGAGACATTTCAAGATGATTTTTCCCGCAATATCATTCGCGATTGGCTGCGCACAGGCGAAGTGAAGCATGACCTTTCCCACGTTCATTCGCTAAGTCTCTCTTCCCTGCCGAAGCAGGAGCGCGAGACAGGTGAACAGCTTGCAAAAACACTTGTCGAACGCAAGATCATTCTTGGTGTCTTCGATGAAGGCTGCATGGGAATGTACAACGCCATCATCGATGATGAGCAGATGAACCGCTCGGGATTTTATAAAGAGCGTCTGAGCCAATCGGCCCTATATGCACGAATGCAACGAGTCTCCGCAGAAGAAGCACAGAATGTAAGAAACTGGCTCGATGCAAAGGGACTCACCTTCCATACTGGAAAAGATGAAGCGACAGAGCTGACCGACACACAGATTCTTCAGCAGTGCAAGATGTATATCGCTGCTCTGCGCATCGCTGACGATTTCGGCTGCGATGCAATTGGCATCCAGTATCAGCAAGGTTTGAAAGATCTCGTCCCGGCTTCAGATCTCGTGGAAGGCTTGCTGAACAATCCTGACCGGCCTCCTGTCTTGAATGAGACAGGCGCGGACGAACTGTTCCGAAGCGACTCCCTTCCACACTTCAACGAGGTGGATGAATGCGCCGGCGTTGACGCAGTTATTACAAACCGGTGCTGGAAGGCACTGGGACTCGATCCTTCCACGACCCTACACGATGTTCGATGGGGACGACAGTACGAAAACGACTTTGTGTGGTTGTGGCAGATCTCAGGAGCGGCTCCAGCAAGCCACTTTGTTAACGGATATGCAGGATCAGAGAGCGACCGCCAACCCCCGATGTACTTCCCGCTTGGTGGAGGAACCCTGAAGGGGATCGGGCGTCCTGGAGATATCGTGTGGAGCCGCGTCTTCGTCGAAGGTGGCGAGCTACACATCGACATGGGGCTAGCAAAGGTAATTACCCTACCTGAAGAAGAGACCCAGGCACGATGGAACGAAGTCACGCGCCAGTGGCCAATGGTGAGCGTCGTCACAGAAGGAGTCTCACGCAACCAGTTCATGGCTCGCCATCGGGCAAACCACGTCAGCATTGCGTATGCAGGAAGTCGGGAAGAGGCCCTGCGGGCCTTGGCCGTCAAGGCTGCGATGTGCTCTGGACTTGGGATTCACGTACATCTCTGCGGAGTGAATTTCTAA
- a CDS encoding dihydrodipicolinate synthase family protein: protein MNRFNGVYAALLTPRNDDGELNLPSYRHQVEVLKEKGLSGYAINGATGEFTSNSEEELRLLLQEARSVAPNMDILCGVGAADTRGSIRRTKVAATSGASGILLPMPYFFPYRQDDLREFIHAVASETELPILLYNLPQFTSGLDTDTVLTLLREHNNIQGIKDSSGSLEIVRAITRENIPATRLIGNDSALCDALSEGVCDGVVSGVACALPELMLSLFFSDRKEPNFGQLRGQLELFIHKIGPLPTPWGLKVASAVRGFTEESYPLPLSPQRKQEAEQLREWFTKWFSQELNQK, encoded by the coding sequence ATGAACCGTTTTAATGGCGTATATGCTGCTCTACTGACTCCTCGAAACGACGACGGAGAATTGAACCTTCCCTCTTATCGCCATCAAGTAGAAGTTTTGAAAGAAAAAGGACTAAGTGGCTATGCCATCAACGGAGCCACCGGAGAATTTACATCCAATTCCGAAGAGGAATTGCGGCTGTTACTGCAAGAAGCTCGCTCCGTGGCTCCCAATATGGATATTCTCTGTGGAGTTGGTGCAGCCGATACTCGGGGTTCCATCCGTCGCACGAAAGTGGCAGCAACATCGGGCGCGAGTGGGATCTTGCTCCCAATGCCTTACTTTTTCCCGTATCGACAGGATGATCTTCGTGAATTCATTCACGCTGTAGCATCGGAGACTGAACTTCCGATCCTGCTCTATAATTTGCCGCAGTTTACTTCCGGACTCGACACCGATACAGTTCTCACCCTCCTGAGAGAACACAACAACATCCAAGGGATAAAAGACAGTAGCGGCTCTTTGGAGATTGTGCGGGCGATTACCCGTGAAAATATCCCGGCAACACGTTTGATTGGCAATGACAGCGCTCTGTGTGACGCGCTGTCAGAAGGCGTCTGCGACGGCGTGGTCTCAGGTGTCGCATGCGCTCTTCCAGAGCTGATGCTCTCTTTGTTTTTCAGCGATAGAAAAGAACCTAATTTTGGTCAACTCCGAGGACAGTTGGAGCTATTCATCCATAAAATTGGACCGTTGCCGACTCCCTGGGGTCTGAAGGTGGCCAGCGCTGTTCGTGGATTTACCGAGGAATCCTATCCTCTTCCTCTCTCCCCACAGCGCAAGCAGGAAGCGGAGCAACTACGGGAATGGTTTACTAAGTGGTTTTCACAGGAACTGAACCAAAAGTGA
- a CDS encoding GntR family transcriptional regulator — MKAYQLIQHKIASGELRSGSLISELAISKELGSSRTPVREAAGQLLAEGLLELSPGGGIVVTQLTRQGIIDLYELREALEVFAVGRAAHEGVKAIDQKRLEGFLEETQVLIKELKASSKRELNAEQMKRFTTSDLAFHALLIRIAANARILKVVNDTRLMIRIFGIQRSGHKREELERIYKHHRAILDAVMNRNPEEARHLLAEHIQVSSRERLEEFDLWERENHLANLDVTESLYL, encoded by the coding sequence ATGAAGGCTTACCAGTTGATCCAGCATAAGATTGCAAGCGGAGAACTTCGTTCGGGCAGTCTGATTTCAGAACTGGCGATCTCAAAAGAACTCGGAAGCAGCCGAACTCCCGTGCGAGAAGCTGCAGGACAATTGCTTGCAGAAGGTCTGCTGGAGCTTAGTCCCGGAGGCGGGATTGTTGTCACTCAGCTGACCCGTCAGGGAATTATCGATCTTTATGAGTTACGCGAAGCGCTTGAAGTTTTTGCGGTGGGACGCGCGGCTCACGAGGGAGTGAAGGCAATTGACCAGAAGCGTCTGGAAGGTTTTCTCGAAGAGACCCAGGTGTTGATCAAAGAGTTGAAGGCCAGTAGCAAGAGGGAGCTCAACGCCGAGCAGATGAAAAGGTTTACAACCTCTGATCTGGCATTTCACGCACTGTTGATTCGTATTGCGGCGAATGCGCGGATTCTGAAGGTCGTCAATGATACCCGCCTGATGATTCGCATCTTTGGAATCCAGCGTAGCGGTCACAAGCGCGAAGAACTTGAGCGAATCTATAAACATCATCGGGCTATTCTTGATGCTGTGATGAACCGCAACCCTGAAGAGGCCCGGCATTTATTGGCCGAGCACATTCAGGTGAGTAGTCGAGAACGCCTTGAAGAGTTTGACCTGTGGGAGCGCGAAAATCACCTCGCGAACCTTGATGTTACAGAGTCACTGTATCTCTAG
- a CDS encoding MFS transporter codes for MEQEIKTSSSYRWWLIGMLWFVCFCNYADRQAIFSIFPLLRTELRLSDLQLGVVASSFMWMYALAGPFAGWVSDRLSLRGVILGALAFWSLMTAGTAICHSYGGLVFFRTFGGLGEAFYYPAAMALIGVYHGAQTRSRAMALHQSGVYIGTIAGGSLSAVIAEQHGWRTSFFWFGGAGIALCAILLFCLRSPHRTSPLQTEGTKARFFHEAGEVLSNGYAMALMGVFIGANFVAVVFLTWLPTYLYNKFHLTLSQAGFSSTAYLQVASVSGVLLGGVLADRISSKRIGGRQIIQAVGLLCGAPLIFLTGWTETMAGLIASMIGFGFFKGLYDANIWASLYDVIPVNRRGVAAGTMNSLGWLGGGIAPIAIAAGSRRFGMSACISATSLIYLGLSGALLLLARAMKKNQLRTRDTVTL; via the coding sequence ATGGAACAAGAAATAAAAACATCCTCTTCGTATCGCTGGTGGCTCATTGGAATGCTCTGGTTCGTCTGTTTCTGCAATTACGCAGATCGCCAGGCAATCTTTTCAATCTTTCCTCTGCTTCGCACCGAACTTCGACTTAGCGACCTGCAACTGGGAGTCGTTGCCTCATCCTTTATGTGGATGTATGCTTTGGCCGGTCCGTTCGCAGGATGGGTTTCAGATCGTCTGTCTCTCCGCGGCGTAATCCTGGGAGCGCTTGCGTTCTGGTCTCTCATGACCGCCGGAACGGCTATTTGCCATAGCTATGGCGGGCTGGTCTTTTTCCGGACATTCGGAGGATTAGGAGAAGCGTTCTATTATCCAGCGGCGATGGCGCTCATCGGGGTATACCACGGAGCACAGACCCGATCTCGCGCAATGGCCCTGCATCAATCCGGCGTTTATATCGGAACCATTGCAGGCGGATCCCTGTCCGCTGTGATTGCGGAACAGCATGGCTGGCGCACCTCATTCTTTTGGTTTGGAGGAGCCGGAATCGCGCTCTGTGCGATTCTTCTGTTTTGCCTCCGCTCACCACATAGAACATCTCCCCTGCAGACCGAGGGCACAAAAGCCAGGTTCTTTCACGAAGCAGGCGAAGTACTCTCCAACGGCTACGCTATGGCTCTGATGGGAGTTTTTATCGGGGCAAACTTTGTGGCCGTGGTCTTTCTAACCTGGCTCCCGACATATCTCTACAACAAATTCCATCTCACCTTAAGTCAGGCCGGTTTCAGCAGCACGGCTTATCTTCAGGTGGCTTCCGTATCCGGCGTTTTGCTGGGTGGAGTACTGGCGGACCGGATCTCATCAAAGCGGATTGGAGGTCGCCAGATCATCCAGGCCGTGGGGCTTCTCTGCGGCGCCCCTCTGATCTTTCTAACAGGCTGGACGGAGACAATGGCCGGCCTGATTGCAAGCATGATAGGGTTCGGATTTTTTAAGGGCCTGTACGATGCCAATATCTGGGCGTCGCTTTACGATGTGATTCCGGTGAATCGTCGCGGAGTAGCAGCCGGAACGATGAACTCACTCGGCTGGCTTGGAGGAGGCATAGCGCCAATAGCGATCGCTGCCGGGTCTCGTCGCTTTGGCATGAGCGCCTGCATCAGCGCCACATCTCTCATTTACCTTGGCCTCTCGGGCGCATTGCTTCTTCTTGCCCGTGCCATGAAGAAAAATCAACTTCGCACTAGAGATACAGTGACTCTGTAA